The following coding sequences lie in one Acidimicrobiales bacterium genomic window:
- a CDS encoding sigma-70 family RNA polymerase sigma factor: MSTSTGAATVVEAELEAHRRELTGYCYRMLGSGFEADDAVQETMVRAWRGADAFEGRSAVRSWLYRIATNVCLDMLRGPQRRARPMDLGPASTAGAALPGTLPEGAWVNPVLDARVLPEDGDPAELAASRETIRLAFVAALQHLPPQQRAVLILREVLRWQATEVAELLGTTVASVNSALQRARATLGSLDLDAGGPVAVDDDRRELLARYVDAFERYDMDALVALLHEDATFCMPPYPLWLRGPDEVVGWLLGKGIGCRGSRLVATAANGCAAFGSYRPAESGGHEPFALQVLEIEGGRITTWHNFLYPDRFADFGLPTRLDG, encoded by the coding sequence GTGAGCACCTCCACCGGCGCCGCCACCGTCGTCGAAGCCGAGCTCGAGGCCCACCGCCGCGAGCTGACCGGGTACTGCTACCGGATGCTCGGCTCGGGCTTCGAGGCCGATGACGCCGTCCAGGAGACGATGGTCCGGGCGTGGCGGGGCGCCGACGCCTTCGAGGGTCGGTCGGCGGTGCGGTCGTGGCTGTACCGGATCGCCACCAACGTCTGCCTCGACATGCTGCGCGGCCCGCAGCGCAGGGCCCGGCCCATGGACCTCGGGCCGGCGTCGACCGCCGGCGCGGCCCTGCCGGGCACCCTTCCGGAGGGCGCCTGGGTGAACCCCGTGCTCGACGCGCGGGTGCTGCCCGAGGACGGCGACCCGGCCGAGCTGGCGGCGTCGAGGGAGACGATCCGGCTGGCCTTCGTCGCCGCCCTCCAGCACCTGCCGCCCCAGCAGCGGGCGGTGCTGATCCTCCGCGAGGTCCTCCGCTGGCAGGCGACGGAGGTGGCCGAGCTGCTCGGGACGACGGTGGCGTCGGTGAACAGCGCGCTCCAGCGGGCGCGGGCCACGCTCGGCTCGCTCGACCTCGACGCCGGCGGCCCCGTCGCCGTCGACGACGACCGGCGGGAGCTGCTCGCCCGCTACGTCGACGCCTTCGAGCGCTACGACATGGACGCCCTCGTCGCCCTCCTCCACGAGGACGCCACGTTCTGCATGCCGCCGTACCCCCTGTGGCTCCGGGGCCCGGACGAGGTGGTCGGCTGGCTGCTCGGCAAGGGGATCGGCTGCCGCGGCTCCCGCCTCGTCGCCACCGCGGCCAACGGCTGCGCCGCGTTCGGCAGCTACCGCCCGGCCGAGAGCGGCGGGCACGAGCCGTTCGCCCTCCAGGTGCTCGAGATCGAGGGCGGCCGGATCACCACCTGGCACAACTTCCTCTACCCGGACCGCTTCGCCGACTTCGGGCTCCCGACCCGCCTCGACGGGTAG
- a CDS encoding aminotransferase class V-fold PLP-dependent enzyme, with protein MALPAEGMATAEVVEALLAKRGRDVRWREGRAFSLVYDGGPAVHEVCEAVAAMFLHENALNTAAFPSLGEIQAEVVAATADLLHAPPTAAGFLTSGGTESILVAVLGARERARAERGVTEPRMVVADSAHAAFHKAAHCFGVAVDTVPVGPDFRADVDAMADAVDDRTVLVVGSAPQYPQGVIDPVPALAAVAAEVGASFHVDACMGGFVLPFMELLGHEVAPWDFRVDGVTSISADVHKLGYAPKGASVILHRTRELRRYQTFVFDGWLGGRYASPNLQGTRPALPMATAWAVMHHLGIDGYKALTATTLDAARRMVDGVRAVDGLRVLGEPDAHLVATAAAPGERPVDVFAVGDALARRGWFLDRQGPPDSLHATVSAGNAPVIGAYLDDLAAAVDEVAGRTAADRSTSYATLE; from the coding sequence GTGGCCCTGCCGGCCGAGGGGATGGCGACCGCGGAGGTCGTCGAGGCGCTGCTGGCGAAGCGGGGCCGGGACGTGCGCTGGCGGGAGGGGCGGGCCTTCTCGCTCGTCTACGACGGCGGGCCGGCCGTCCACGAGGTCTGCGAGGCGGTGGCGGCGATGTTCCTCCACGAGAACGCCCTGAACACGGCCGCGTTCCCGAGCCTCGGGGAGATCCAGGCCGAGGTCGTGGCGGCCACCGCGGACCTGCTCCACGCCCCGCCCACGGCCGCCGGGTTCCTGACCTCGGGCGGCACCGAGAGCATCCTCGTCGCCGTCCTCGGCGCCCGGGAGCGGGCGAGGGCCGAGCGGGGGGTCACCGAGCCGCGCATGGTCGTCGCCGACAGCGCCCACGCCGCCTTCCACAAGGCCGCCCACTGCTTCGGCGTCGCCGTCGACACCGTGCCCGTCGGGCCCGACTTCCGGGCCGACGTGGACGCCATGGCCGACGCCGTCGACGACCGCACCGTGCTCGTCGTCGGCTCGGCGCCGCAGTACCCGCAGGGCGTGATCGACCCGGTCCCGGCGCTGGCCGCCGTGGCCGCGGAGGTCGGCGCCTCGTTCCACGTCGACGCCTGCATGGGCGGGTTCGTGCTGCCGTTCATGGAGCTGCTCGGCCACGAGGTGGCGCCCTGGGACTTCCGGGTCGACGGGGTGACGTCGATCTCCGCCGACGTCCACAAGCTCGGCTACGCGCCCAAGGGTGCCTCGGTCATCCTCCACCGCACGAGGGAGCTGCGCCGCTACCAGACGTTCGTGTTCGACGGCTGGCTCGGCGGCCGGTACGCGTCGCCCAACCTCCAGGGCACCCGGCCGGCGCTGCCGATGGCGACGGCCTGGGCCGTCATGCACCACCTCGGGATCGACGGCTACAAGGCGCTGACGGCGACCACGCTCGACGCGGCGCGCCGGATGGTCGACGGCGTGCGGGCCGTCGACGGGCTGCGGGTGCTGGGCGAGCCCGACGCCCACCTCGTCGCCACGGCGGCGGCGCCGGGGGAGCGGCCGGTCGACGTGTTCGCGGTCGGCGACGCCCTCGCCCGCCGGGGCTGGTTCCTCGACCGCCAGGGCCCGCCCGACTCGCTGCACGCCACCGTCAGCGCCGGCAACGCGCCCGTGATCGGCGCCTACCTGGACGACCTGGCCGCGGCCGTGGACGAGGTCGCCGGGCGGACGGCCGCCGACCGGTCCACCTCCTACGCCACCCTGGAGTGA